In Paracoccus aerodenitrificans, the following are encoded in one genomic region:
- a CDS encoding M3 family metallopeptidase, whose amino-acid sequence MNRELTEWSGAYGLPRFDLIEDEDFAPAMQDALARADSAVEAIATNSEAPTFENTVAALETADEALNNVCAVFYTLIGVASNERREELSREFAPLLAAHGSKVSMDKRLYDRVVLVWESADDLAPEDRRITELALRDFRRAGAGLTGADRKRMAEIRQRLAVLYTDFGQNVLADERDFVMPVPEDRLSGLPDWLISAMRAAARERDRQGLVVTLSRSLIVPFLQYADDRELREQTWRAWVARGSGDGAGGAKTDNTGIIAEILALRHERAQLLGYEDFAAYKLEPEMAGSAGRVEELLTEVWNAAKKRADEDAAQLSSMMQEDGLNAALAPWDWRYYAERRRRAEHDLDEAQVKPYLTLDAMLGAVFDVASRLFGLSFEAFDAPLWSPDVRAWRVMRDGREMAILLGDYFARPSKRSGAWCGALRSQHKIGEGQRAIVTNICNFTPPAEPGAPAYLSWDDAGTLFHEFGHALHHILSDVSWPSISGTSVARDFVELPSQLYEHWLEQPEVLDNHARHAETGEALPPELRDRILAAGNADQGFATLEYLQSALVDLGLHRGEPPADPMARQAEILQALDASDAIPMRHASPHFAHVFSGDGYSSGYYSYLWSEVMDADAFAAFEEAGDIFDPETARKLEASILSRGGSRPADQLWLEFRERMPGVAPLLAGRGLS is encoded by the coding sequence ATGAATCGTGAACTGACAGAATGGAGCGGCGCATACGGCTTGCCGCGCTTCGATCTTATCGAGGATGAGGACTTCGCGCCTGCCATGCAGGACGCTCTGGCCCGTGCCGATTCGGCTGTCGAGGCGATTGCGACGAATTCCGAAGCCCCGACATTTGAAAACACGGTTGCCGCGCTTGAGACGGCGGATGAGGCTTTGAACAATGTTTGCGCGGTTTTCTACACGCTGATCGGTGTCGCCTCGAATGAGCGCCGCGAGGAACTCAGCCGCGAATTCGCTCCGCTTCTGGCGGCGCATGGCAGCAAGGTCAGCATGGACAAGCGGCTTTACGACCGCGTGGTTCTGGTCTGGGAAAGCGCTGACGATCTGGCACCGGAAGATCGCCGGATCACCGAGCTTGCTCTGCGTGATTTCCGCCGTGCCGGAGCCGGGCTGACCGGCGCGGATCGCAAGCGCATGGCCGAGATCCGGCAGCGTCTGGCGGTTCTCTATACGGATTTCGGGCAGAATGTTCTGGCGGATGAACGGGATTTCGTCATGCCGGTTCCCGAGGATCGTCTGTCCGGCCTGCCGGATTGGCTGATCTCTGCCATGCGAGCAGCAGCGCGGGAACGCGACCGGCAGGGGCTGGTGGTGACGCTCAGCCGGTCGCTGATCGTGCCGTTTCTGCAATATGCTGACGACCGGGAGCTGCGCGAACAGACCTGGCGGGCCTGGGTCGCGCGTGGATCGGGCGACGGCGCAGGTGGCGCGAAAACCGACAATACCGGCATCATCGCCGAAATACTCGCCCTGCGTCATGAACGCGCACAGCTTCTGGGCTATGAGGATTTTGCGGCCTATAAGCTGGAACCGGAAATGGCCGGAAGTGCCGGGCGTGTCGAGGAGTTGCTGACAGAGGTCTGGAACGCCGCGAAAAAACGCGCGGATGAGGACGCTGCGCAACTGTCCTCGATGATGCAGGAAGACGGTCTGAATGCCGCGCTTGCGCCGTGGGACTGGCGTTATTACGCAGAACGTCGCAGGCGTGCCGAGCATGATCTGGATGAGGCGCAGGTCAAACCCTATCTGACGCTCGATGCGATGCTGGGTGCCGTTTTCGACGTGGCCAGCCGCCTTTTCGGTCTGTCATTCGAGGCGTTCGATGCGCCTCTCTGGTCCCCTGATGTCCGGGCCTGGCGGGTCATGCGTGACGGCCGCGAAATGGCAATTTTGCTTGGGGATTATTTCGCGCGGCCCTCGAAACGGTCGGGGGCATGGTGCGGTGCGTTGCGGTCTCAGCACAAGATAGGGGAAGGCCAGAGGGCCATTGTCACGAATATCTGCAATTTCACGCCACCCGCCGAACCCGGTGCGCCCGCATATCTGTCATGGGACGATGCTGGGACGCTGTTCCATGAATTCGGCCATGCGCTGCATCATATCCTTTCGGATGTAAGCTGGCCGTCCATCTCGGGCACCTCGGTCGCGCGGGATTTCGTGGAATTGCCAAGCCAGCTTTACGAACATTGGCTTGAGCAGCCCGAGGTTCTGGACAACCATGCCCGCCACGCCGAGACCGGAGAGGCGCTTCCGCCCGAACTGCGCGACCGTATTCTTGCCGCAGGAAATGCCGATCAGGGCTTCGCTACGCTTGAATATCTGCAAAGCGCCCTTGTCGATCTGGGCCTGCACCGAGGAGAGCCTCCGGCAGATCCGATGGCCCGGCAGGCGGAGATATTGCAGGCTCTGGACGCGTCGGACGCAATCCCGATGCGCCATGCTTCGCCGCATTTCGCGCATGTTTTCTCGGGCGACGGGTATTCTTCGGGCTATTATTCCTATCTTTGGTCCGAGGTCATGGATGCCGATGCCTTCGCCGCGTTTGAAGAGGCCGGGGATATTTTTGACCCCGAGACCGCGCGGAAGCTTGAGGCCTCGATCCTGTCACGCGGAGGCTCGCGCCCCGCGGATCAGCTCTGGCTGGAGTTCCGGGAGAGAATGCCGGGAGTGGCCCCGTTACTGGCAGGGCGCGGCCTGAGCTGA